A genomic stretch from Pomacea canaliculata isolate SZHN2017 linkage group LG2, ASM307304v1, whole genome shotgun sequence includes:
- the LOC112556068 gene encoding LOW QUALITY PROTEIN: methionine synthase reductase-like (The sequence of the model RefSeq protein was modified relative to this genomic sequence to represent the inferred CDS: deleted 1 base in 1 codon) — protein sequence MSGCGTQHRFLLLYGSQTGQAKAIAEEICEHAGQHGLLAELHCLSETDKKFSIEKEACIVLVTSTTGDGEPPDTAQKFVRRINKKTLRDGFLAHLNYTVLGLGDTNYTNFCNNAKNIDRRLQELGAKRFYPSGFADDAVGLEVVVDPWIEGLFPALQNFLHVDPAVCITSRVVSSAISAAYSTDIADSGNESKQAQKQTEAIIENESFNAKTSDHSDLKISSNNMLIDSKMKENAFSADINNSMTVNRRKFTDDKNILLSGVGPQVLSDSEGVKLEDAVDLIASNAVTDTIDKKSSAENADQSTIAEAEAESKHSSLQTSIPPLSESSLTLPAVTPAFLAAEYLPADLPRKLEQLPWQNNLKLPSAACDIFMAKIVSARRLTSSDAAKKTLLIRLDVGNKIDYRPGDSISIVCSNTPDDVIQIIDRLGLQDVADLPLRLSVLPNTQKRRAAVPGYLPEEVSSLQYILRNCVDIREVPKKALLRVLVEHTSNPGEKRRLQELCSKEGGDDYATFLRGANVSLLDVLRAFPSCSPPVERLLEHLSRLQPRPYSACSCRDWNPGHLDIAFNVVEIPPTAYQVMSRRGLCTGWLDDITRDLQDAETNAENHRFTEDFWVQMTSLHLSDVQVPIFARINQNFRPPSDLSTPIIMIGPGTGVAPFIGFLQERELLRREMANKEEYGETWLLFGCRSRDKDFLFRSEIEDFQQSGTLTRFLLSFSREELHDGSAKYVYDNLRTHTHDIFHLIDEKAAIIYVCGDARNMAKDVSAAFINILREQKGLNEEEARAYLMKMKIHHRYLEDVWT from the exons ATGTCAGGTTGTGGCACACAACATCGCTTCTTGCTACTGTATGGATCACAGACTGGGCAGGCCAAAGCTATTGCTGAGGAAATTTGTGAACATGCTGGCCAGCATGGCCTCCTAGCTGAACTCCACTGTCTAAGTGAAACGGACAAAAAG TTCAGCATAGAAAAAGAAGCCTGCATTGTTCTTGTTACATCGACTACTGGGGATGGTGAGCCACCTGACACAGCTCAGAAATTTGTACGACGCATCAATAAGAAAACACTCCGTGATGGCTTTCTGGCTCATTTGAACTACAcagttttgg GTCTCGGTGATACCAACTACACCAATTTTTGCAACAATGCCAAAAATATTGATCGACGACTGCAGGAGCTAGGAGCCAAAAGATTCTATCCATCAGGGTTTGCAGATGATGCTGTTGG GTTGGAAGTAGTGGTGGACCCATGGATAGAGGGCCTGTTCCCTGCTCTTCAGAATTTTCTACATGTTGACCCAGCTGTGTGCATCACATCAAGGGTTGTGTCTTCAGCCATTTCAGCTGCCTATAGCACAGACATTGCTGACTCTGGAAATGAATCTAAGCAAGCTCAGAAGCAAACAGAGGCCATCATAGAAAATGAATCTTTTAATGCCAAGACATCTGATCACAGTGATTTGAAGATTTCTTCAAATAATATGTTGATTGAcagcaaaatgaaagagaaTGCTTTCAGTGCTGACATAAACAATAGCATGACTGTGAACAGAAGGAAATTCACtgatgataaaaacattttactgtctGGTGTAGGGCCACAGGTTTTATCAGACAGTGAAGGAGTGAAACTTGAGGATGCAGTAGACTTGATAGCCAGTAATGCTGTTACAGATACCATTGACAAGAAAAGTTCAGCAGAAAATGCTGATCAATCTACCATTGCGGAGGCTGAAGCTGAATCAAAGCATTCTTCTTTGCAAACATCTATACCTCCATTGTCAGAGAGTTCCTTGACCTTGCCTGCAGTGACTCCTGCATTTCTGGCTGCAGAATACTTACCTGCT GATTTGCCAAGAAAGCTTGAACAGCTACCCTGGCAAAACAATCTAAAGCTGCCATCTGCTGCCTGTGACATTTTTATGGCAAAAATTGTCTCAGCCAGGAGACTTACATCAAGCGATGCTGCAAAAAAGACATTGCTGATACGACTGGATGTTGGA AATAAAATTGACTATCGTCCTGGGGATTCCATTTCTATAGTTTGTTCTAACACACCTGATGATGTCATCCAGATCATTGACAG ACTTGGTCTTCAGGATGTTGCAGACCTACCCCTCAGGCTTAGTGTTCTGCCTAACACTCAGAAAAGAAGGGCTGCTGTTCCTGGATACTTGCCTGAAGAGGTGTCATCACTTCAATATATTCTCAGAAACTGTGTAGATATTCGGGAAGTTCCAAAAAAG GCTTTGCTTAGAGTGCTGGTGGAGCACACCTCCAACCCTGGAGAAAAGCGACGTCTTCAAGAGCTGTGTAGCAAAGAAGGAGGAGATGATTATGCTACTTTTCTGAGGGGTGCAAATGTttcacttcttgatgtcttgcgTGCTTTTCCATCCTGCAGCCCACCTGTAGAGAGACTACTAG AGCACTTGTCTCGACTGCAACCCCGACCCTATTCTGCCTGCAG CTGTAGGGACTGGAACCCTGGCCATCTGGACATAGCATTTAATGTTGTAGAGATTCCTCCTACTGCCTATCAAGTTATGTCTCGCAGGGGATTGTGCACTGGCTGGCTTGACGATATCACAAGGGACTTGCAGGACGCTGAAACAAACGCTGAGAATCACCGCTTCACTGAAGACTTTTGGGTTCAAATGACATCACTGCACCTATCGGATGTACAG GTTCCTATCTTTGCACGCATCAACCAGAATTTTCGACCACCAAGTGATCTCTCTACTCCCATAATTATGATTGGACCAGGAACTGGTGTTGCCCCCTTCATTGGCTTTCTGCAGGAAAGAGAACTGCTAAGAAGGGAAATGGCCAACAAAGAAGAATATGGAGAAACATGGCTGCTTTTTGGCTGTCGAAGCAGGGATAAAGACTTTTTGTTCAg ATCAGAAATTGAAGACTTTCAGCAGTCTGGAACCCTGACCAGATTCCTGCTGTCATTTTCTCGAGAGGAGCTTCATGATGGCAGTGCTAAATATGTGTATGACAACCTCCGAACT CACACccatgacatttttcatttgattgatGAGAAGGCAGccattatttatgtgtgtggaGATGCAAGGAACATGGCTAAAGATGTCAGTGCTGCTTTCATAAATATACTACGTGAACAGAAAG gtctgAATGAGGAGGAGGCAAGGGCTTATctaatgaagatgaagataCATCATAGGTATCTTGAGGATGTTTGGACATGA